CCTGGAGCCAGGGCAGAGTCACTGCAGCCACTCTGCCTGGCCGGGAGCGCAGCGCGCTCGCTGCCGGCTGAGGCCATAACTAcagcaaaggcagagctgctgagcgGCTGGGAAGAGTCTGGGGCTGctttgggggtgctgctggtttctctctcttcttcacacacacacatatgtatatattctagtaaagaactgttattcctctTCCTATATCTTTGCCTGGAAGCCCTGTAATTTCAAGTTACACTAATTTGGAAGGAGGGGGCTATCTCTCCATTCCAGGAAGATTCCTAGCTTTCTTGGCATCTGTCTTTTAAACCAGAACAATCTGCTATCATTAATGGAAAAATTGACCTAGGAGGTAAAAGAACTCAAAGAATTTCAGCTTCAGCCCTTGCCTAGGAGTTGTTCCTGATCTTCACAAAACAGGGGCTTCTATGGTTTGAAGAATAGTCTTTGAATGATCTCTACAGACCAGCTTTTACCTCCCTCAGAGTGCTCCTTCCCACTGTATGTCACTCCAGTCTGGCACAGTTCCTGTGCAGGTGACATCCACTGCCACCAACAACAGGATCACTTTACCCACCACCAGTGAGAGGGAGCGTGGAtcattccattttttcccacaTAAGATATGGAGCTGAAATCCCTGTTGTAAATCCTGCCAATTCTTTCTGAATCTGTACGTAGAAGCAAAGACTCCTTGCACAGAATCTACCTTCTTGGAACCCTGGTGATCAGTGGCACAAAGTCTAGCGGTGGACCCTGGAAGGACAATGCTGAGTGCAGTCCTTTCTGACACCTTTGTTAGTAAACTGGGTGatggggccaggctgtgccctcccacaAACCAGGAGGAGAGGCTGATCTGCCAGAGAGGAgtgctgccatccagagggacagTTCAACAAGGGTGGCAGTTCAATGACAAGTGCCGAGTCCTGTCCTTGGGAAGGAAGAACCACAGGCACCGGTATCTGCTGGGGGCCACCCAGTTGGAAAACTGAGGTTTGGCAGGGTTCTGCTGGGCACCAGGATGCCCATGGGCCAgcagtgtgctcctgcagcagtgcagaacagcgtcctgggctgcactgggagctgtgtctcagctggcagaggaaggggatcctttccctctgctccacTGCAGAGAGGCCAGCCCTGGAGTGctgggcccagagctgggctgcccagtacaggagacagggacaggctggacaGAGTCCAGCACAGGGCCGTGAAGGCAAtggagggactggagcatctgtgccatgaggagaggctgagagagctggcactggccagcctggagcagagcaggctcagggcatctcATCCCTGGGGATAAAAACCtggggagaggctgcagaggagacagggccagggacagctccaggggcCTTGGGCACAAAGTGACACACAGGAGGGGCCCTGCGAGCTCAGGAGTCACTTGTGCACTGGGAGGGTGGCCGAGCACTGGTGcaggtgcctggggaggtgggggagtctccatccctggagagaCTGAAAAGCCACCTGGACACATCCTGGGCAGCCGGCTCTGGGTGGCCCTgatggagcaggggctgggcaaggtgacctccagaggtgcctccagcctcccccagcctgagattctgtgactctgagaaaaaacaggctGCAGTTTCCTAAGGGCAAATGAACAAGCTCCTCACATGGCAGGATTCTCCTGCCCTCACAAAAGTGGTGCATGGCACATGTGTCCCTTCTGCAGGTTCCTTCCTGGAGTGAGGATGCTCCTCAAGGTCACGCCTTGAGACTGAGAGAAAGGTTTGCCCATGGTCATGGGTTTGGGTGAGTAGCATCAATCTTTAAGAATTGGTTTTTGCTGACTTGACTGGAATTGCTTCAATGTTGTTTCAGATATAGTGCACTATACTGGAAGTTACAGGTCTCTGTACTGGCCAGTAAATAAGCCTGAAAAAGATCTTTTAGTTTAATTGTGATCAGAATCAACTCTTTATTTCTCTATCAATACATCCTTCATCCTACAGAACACAGTTGTATAAAGGTTCAATTACTATTACCTATACTATCCTATACTATACCACCTTTAAACATAAATTATTGACTACGTCTAAAACTGCATccagctggctcctctctgagatgttcaggaagcAAGGAGGTCCCTTCTGCACCTTGtgtctcctgcctgctccctgcacagctctccAGGTGGTGCTGTCGGTCTCGGgccagctgtgactgcagcagggacacctgaAAGAGGCACAAGGCCCGGCTCAGACAAGCCCACGCTGCCAGGAGCACCTGCAGCCCCACGGTACCGGCTCttggggcacacacagcctccAACTCCAGCCCTCAGCAACACTCTGCCCTTGGGCAAGGGGAAAGGAACAGGCTCCCAGACACAACAGAGCTCAGAAGATCAACAAGTCCAGTTCAAGGCTGGCAAACCCTTCCCACCTCCATCCACCCCTCAGCCATCACGGGTCTATTGGAGAGACTTCCAACAGCATTTAGAAACCCAGCTCTGATTTCCAAAGCACACATTTGGGCCACTGACCCTCTTCTCCACAGGCTGTGCATCAGCACGAGGGCTGCTACTCTCCTGAGCTACTGGAGGACTCTTCTGTTTCAAAAGTCGACCAATTTTGATGGGTAGACTTGTGCACAGGGAACATGAAGTAGTCTGGGAGGAAGAGTCTCCTAAAATCTGTGATTCTCCTGTCAGGTTCCACCTGCAATTTGGATGGGAGAGAGGGTCAGAGAAAACTCTCAGCAAACACGGAGCAAAATGACCTCTGGATATCAAGGCAAGGAGATCCCTACTCTGAGACCCTGAACTGCACCAGACAACCCTGGGGGCAAAAAGCTCTCACTGGGGGCTGTGCAAGAGAGgccagtgtgtgtgtgcagggacacggggccagggagggaggcagtggAGTGAAGGTGCCCTTGTGAAAGCCATGGGCTGCcacaagagagagaagaaacaaaggggtgtgccacagcagggacagggagaggcaAGGGAACAAGCAGAGGTCTCCAAAGCGCTGCCTGGGCTAACGTGCCatgttccagaggagcctgaggctctgcagaggcagcGAAAGCCCAATTTACCTGCTCGCCACTTCTCCTGGGCACAGTGGATAATTCAGGcctctctctcttctcctcctctgctgaTGTAACTGGCTCCTTAGGGTCCAGGCTGGTCCCTGAGCCACAAAACAGCTGCTCCTCTTGTGCTCCAAGAGCCTGCTGGGTATTCAGAGAGGAGATGATGCCCTTATTTTAAACACCAAAAAAGCTGTCCCTCAGAAATATCCATCTTGGGAAGTGTCCTCAGAGcaccagcagtgcagctgctgttCAGCCCTCTTGGGCTAAATTCAGCTCAGTTTACTCCATCACTCTGCTCATCTACTCTATTATTTCCCACACCCAATCCAAACCCCCATGCGTTTCCTCCCCTTGCACTGGCACAGGAGAAGCAGCTGCCCATGCCCAGCTTTTGGCCTGGAGCTGATTTGAACAGCAagctccagagctggagcagccatTCCAGGTGTAGCAGGAAACAATCAGGCCTACACTGACAGGGGTATAGAGTCCCACCTCTTGATGAGAAATATCTCTGGAATAATTCAGGCATGTTGCAGTGGACTGAAGATCAATGCCAGTGCCTGCCTGGATACAAGTCTTTCCCTTCAGGAATGCCAAGCGACTCTTCAGAGCCCCTTTGGCAATTTTACACTTGGTCAGTGCAGCACTCAGAGTGctccctcttccttccttcaAAGCAGCGGACCCATGCTCCAAATCTTCTTGCTTGGATACCTTTTCATTGTCCAATTGTTGTGTTATTTTCTCCAGATTTAGCATGTCAAGTTCATGtatttcattctccttttccgGATGTCTCATGTGCTGCTGGTACAATTGCCGTTCATGCTCCcaaacaaggagaaaaagggTCACTCATTCCCTCTCTCAGTTTGCTTTTCATACCAGATCTGgactcctgctgcaggggcaggcacaggctgcctctctctctctctctctctctctctctctctctctggccGTCGGGATGCTGCAGACCTTTGCTGGGCCCCCTGGTGATGCTGCATCTTtcccagctggctcagcccGTCCCAGCTTCCTTTCTGCCCTTCCCTGACCTCTTGCAGCTCCACTCCAGTGCTCCtttggggaggagctgccagaacTGCAGCCAGGATTTCAAGTCCACACTAAGCAGGattcaggcagtgccaggaggatgTGCTCTCCAtcagggaggaaggaaagagcAAACAGACCCAGCCTTTcattccctggggctgggctgacagGAGTGGTTTTCCACCTCTCCTGTGCAGAGTTTCCATGGCTCCATCCCCGAGAGCCCCACTGCCCTCTCTGGGAGCAGCAAGGGCCAGATCAGTCAGTCATtctctgctgccactcaggaCGAGTTGTCCCCTTGCAGGCACACGTCCTGATGTGGGATCAGCACTTggctttcctctcttctctccccACTGGCTGCTCTCAGATGGCCAAGGCCAAACATCTCTCTATCAACAGCAAACATGGGActctcccttctctttcccGATATTTAGAAATCCAAACATGGGCTTGGACACCAGCAATTCCCCAAACCATGCAATGTCAACAGAGACAGTGAGGACATTGAGAACTAAAGCTTCTTAGGCACAGAAGCCCAGCATGGAGGAAaatcagcagcctcagcattaACTGCCTTTGCCATGACTACAACATCTTTCCCTTCTTATTCAGAAGAATGCAATTATAAAAGTTAAAGGGGAAAAAGGTGCCCCTTAGAACTATTAACACAAGGTCCAAACATAGCCAGGAAATTGCCCATTGTAGCATCTGCCAATCTCACCAGCacatccttcctttccttctccaggttTTCCAATTTCTTCTTCAGAAATGCCACCTCCTGACGAAGAGTCACAGCCTCTTCCTGCCTTTCCGTGGCCTCTTTGTCCAGGAGAATTTGGCGAGAGATGTGCATGGCTTCTGCCTGCACCcactctgcagcagggaaggggagaggagaaggggacAAACAAAGCAAAGGCAAACTGATGTGCATCCTGCAGAGACAACAGCACTGTCTTCTCTACCTGCCTGTGTTTGCCAGGCTCTAAGCCCACAAAGGCTCCAAAGCTGACAGAAATGAAGGCAATGTCCCCCCagagaaaaaagcaggaatgaaaGAGACAAGGTTCACAGGGATAGGAAAGTGTGTTTGCTCTTGGCCTTGTGCAGAGTGAGCAACCCAAGAGAGACAAAGGAGAGGGGATGCCTGTCCAGTCCTGCTCCAGAGAGGCCAATAGCCTGGAggctctggcagggcctggagatTGGGGCAATTGGGCTGAGCCATCAGCTACAGCTCCTCAGCTGGTGAGACAGTGTGGGACAGTGAGTGGGAGAGGAGAAGCTGTACCTTGCTCAGTTTTCTCCAActccttctgcagctccatgttgcaggctctgaggttgtcTCTCTCAGTCTGTGtcttcctcagctccagctccagagccttACACTGTATGGCCAAGGCAAGAGCTTTGTCATCAGAGCTCTGGAGCTTCACACGCAGCTCAGACACCTCAGCCTCCAGCACATGCACAGAGTCCCTCAAGCAGCGTTCTCCTGCTCGAgactcctccagctccttcagcagctgcttctctcgaGTTGCCTGGGAAGCCTCCATCTGCAGCACTGCGTCCTGCAGGGCCCGGATCTGGAAGATGGATGCACAGAgcctcagggacagggctgctcctgaggcagcagagtGGGCAAGAGGGGACGCAATGAGGGAGAATTGAGttcaagcaaacaaacaaaaggcaCAGAAGCAAGGATTCCAATGGAGAGCAATGGagagaaaacagggaaagggaggCAATGGGCATccttgggctgcagctctgaactggctgtgctggctgtgctgggagtgccctgcccagcctgccacagccacggctgtgtccccacattgctcagagccctgcacaggcaccAACTCTGTGTGGGACAACACTGCtaagagagggacagagaagcTCCAGAGgagtctgctgctgcttctcctgccagaTCTCCTGATGGGACCCAGGAGAGGATGGGGGAAATCTTCTGCAGCAGACACCAGATCCAGCCTTGGCCAcagggtgcagcagcagccccgggcagaacagggcagctgtggatgctgctgggaggggaaaCAGGTTGGGGCCTCCAAGGCAAAGGTGATGCTGTGTGTCCCTGGAAGAGAGGATGCCACTGCACAGCTTACCTGCGTGTTGAGCTCCCGCAGTTGTCCAGCGCGGTTTGAAGAGAGCTGGTTGGCCTTCTGAAGAGCAGATTGACACTGAGACACATGATTGTTCAGTGCCATCTTCTGTTTTTCCAGGGTTCTGAGACACAGGTTCTTTTCCTCCACAGTCAGAATCAGCCTAGAAGGGAAGCAAGCAACTCATTACTATATGATATCACATTTTATAAACTCTTAGGACTGGCACCACCTCAGGGAAAAACTGCTCTGTCTGATGAGGTTTGTCTAAACATCTTGGCTGTTTGTTTCCCCTgcagtcccagcccagcatgtgCCTACTCTGCTTTTGTCCCTGAAAGAACAGGCAGTTCCTGCCTACATGCCCTACCTTCCTATTGAGATGGGAATGTGAATACAAACCTAACAAAGTCTTGCAATG
This Passer domesticus isolate bPasDom1 chromosome 16, bPasDom1.hap1, whole genome shotgun sequence DNA region includes the following protein-coding sequences:
- the LOC135282262 gene encoding EF-hand calcium-binding domain-containing protein 4B-like — protein: MALNNHVSQCQSALQKANQLSSNRAGQLRELNTQIRALQDAVLQMEASQATREKQLLKELEESRAGERCLRDSVHVLEAEVSELRVKLQSSDDKALALAIQCKALELELRKTQTERDNLRACNMELQKELEKTEQEWVQAEAMHISRQILLDKEATERQEEAVTLRQEVAFLKKKLENLEKERKDVLVRLADATMGNFLAMFGPCVNSSKGHLFPL